In Sedimentibacter sp. MB31-C6, one genomic interval encodes:
- a CDS encoding response regulator transcription factor, with amino-acid sequence MKVLIVDDELLLIKGLKYSMEQDNYEVDSALDGNEALKKMSSQEYDIIILDLILPEMDGLEVCQKIREKSNVPILILTAKDEDMNKILGLEYGADDYMTKPFNILELKARMKAILRRTKGYNQKSNEQTIVVDDFVINALGRKVSLNGKEINLTAKEFDLLLLLATNPGKVYSREELLEIIWGYEYFGDLRTVDVHVRRLREKIENKSESYEYILTKWGVGYYFRNKQ; translated from the coding sequence ATGAAAGTATTGATTGTGGATGATGAGCTTCTATTAATAAAAGGATTAAAGTATAGTATGGAGCAGGACAATTACGAGGTTGACTCAGCTCTTGATGGCAATGAAGCTTTGAAGAAAATGTCTTCTCAAGAATATGACATAATAATACTAGATCTTATACTACCTGAAATGGATGGCCTTGAAGTTTGTCAAAAAATTAGAGAAAAATCAAATGTTCCTATACTCATTTTAACTGCCAAAGATGAAGATATGAATAAAATATTAGGGTTGGAATACGGCGCAGATGATTATATGACAAAGCCCTTTAATATTTTAGAGTTAAAAGCTAGGATGAAAGCTATTTTAAGAAGAACTAAAGGTTATAATCAAAAGTCAAATGAACAAACAATTGTAGTTGATGATTTTGTAATTAATGCTCTTGGAAGAAAAGTTAGTTTGAATGGAAAAGAAATTAATTTAACTGCAAAGGAATTTGACTTATTATTATTACTTGCTACTAATCCAGGCAAAGTATATTCGAGAGAAGAACTTTTGGAAATAATATGGGGATATGAATATTTTGGTGACTTGAGAACAGTAGATGTTCATGTGAGACGTTTAAGAGAGAAAATTGAAAACAAATCAGAAAGTTATGAATATATTCTTACGAAGTGGGGAGTAGGATATTATTTTAGAAATAAGCAATAA
- the selB gene encoding selenocysteine-specific translation elongation factor — MKNLIIGTAGHIDHGKTSLIKSLTGRDTDRWEEEKNRGITIDLGFTYFDLPDGNKAGIIDVPGHEKFIKNMLAGVIGMDIVLLVIAADEGIMPQTEEHVNILNLLGVKKGIVVLTKYDLVDEEWLQLIKEDVKEGLKDTFLEKSPIIEVSSKTGFGIDNLVNSICKLTEEEIEERNVNTIPRLPIDRVFSISGFGTVITGTLISGKIKKGDVVEVYPVNKISKIRNIQVHSQNAEDAYAGQRTAVNLTNIKKSEIYRGCVIAPVDSMKNTIMLDVKLTLLKNSRRIVLNRSRLHIYTGTSEILCRVVLLDKDELAPGESCYAQLRLEENIAVRRGDKFIVRFYSPMETIGGGEIIEPVPTKRKRFDEKLLEELKVKEKGSNTDVIENIIKENSISIPSISELAKITALTEDEIKSSIEILNEQERISVFQQKSELYTWHKDFEREFETKLEQYLFKFHENNKYRKGAKKSEIKSRFLSNIKQSVFDSVILLFVENGKINIEGEFLSLPYFKIQYDDEYSYCEDKILKTLESTQFNFIRLDELINIIKSEEADEIISLMIDEKKLIKINEDSITTVSLYIKAKNILIQYIKENDKITAGEFRDLLNTNRKNAISLLEYFDIEKVTKRVGNDRILTT, encoded by the coding sequence ATGAAGAATTTAATCATTGGAACAGCAGGTCATATTGATCATGGGAAAACTTCATTGATTAAGTCGCTTACTGGAAGAGATACTGACAGATGGGAAGAAGAAAAAAATAGGGGAATAACCATAGATTTAGGGTTTACTTATTTTGATCTTCCTGATGGAAATAAAGCTGGTATAATAGATGTTCCGGGCCATGAGAAATTCATTAAAAACATGCTTGCAGGAGTAATTGGAATGGATATAGTTCTCTTGGTTATTGCTGCAGATGAAGGAATAATGCCTCAAACTGAAGAACATGTAAATATATTAAATCTTCTAGGTGTGAAAAAAGGTATCGTTGTATTGACAAAGTATGACTTAGTAGATGAAGAGTGGCTACAACTCATTAAAGAAGATGTTAAGGAAGGTTTAAAAGATACATTTTTAGAAAAATCACCTATAATAGAAGTTTCTTCTAAAACTGGATTCGGAATAGACAATCTTGTTAATTCAATATGTAAACTAACAGAAGAAGAAATAGAAGAGCGTAATGTTAATACTATACCTAGACTACCAATAGACAGAGTGTTTTCTATTTCAGGCTTTGGTACTGTAATAACGGGAACCTTAATATCTGGAAAAATTAAAAAAGGTGATGTAGTAGAAGTTTATCCTGTAAATAAAATAAGTAAAATAAGGAATATCCAAGTACATTCGCAAAATGCTGAAGATGCTTATGCTGGTCAAAGAACAGCAGTTAATTTAACTAATATTAAAAAATCAGAAATATATAGGGGATGTGTAATTGCACCGGTAGATTCTATGAAAAATACAATTATGCTGGATGTAAAGTTAACATTACTTAAAAATTCAAGACGTATTGTTTTAAACAGGTCGAGGCTTCATATTTATACTGGAACAAGTGAAATATTATGTAGAGTTGTATTGTTAGACAAAGATGAACTAGCTCCAGGAGAAAGTTGTTATGCTCAATTAAGACTTGAAGAAAATATTGCAGTAAGACGAGGAGATAAGTTTATTGTAAGATTTTATTCACCTATGGAGACTATAGGTGGAGGAGAAATAATTGAACCAGTACCGACAAAAAGAAAAAGATTTGATGAGAAACTATTAGAGGAACTAAAAGTAAAAGAGAAAGGTTCCAATACAGATGTAATAGAGAATATTATTAAGGAAAATTCAATTTCAATACCTTCTATTTCAGAGTTGGCAAAAATTACTGCTTTAACAGAAGATGAAATAAAAAGCAGTATTGAAATACTCAATGAGCAGGAAAGAATTTCTGTTTTCCAACAAAAAAGTGAATTATATACATGGCATAAGGATTTCGAAAGAGAATTTGAAACAAAATTAGAACAATATCTTTTTAAATTTCATGAAAATAATAAGTACAGAAAAGGTGCTAAAAAGTCAGAAATAAAAAGTAGATTTCTTTCAAATATTAAACAATCAGTCTTTGATTCTGTTATACTGCTATTTGTTGAAAATGGGAAAATCAATATTGAGGGAGAATTTCTTTCTTTACCTTATTTTAAAATACAATATGATGATGAATATAGTTATTGTGAAGATAAAATATTAAAAACTCTTGAAAGTACGCAATTTAATTTCATAAGACTTGATGAATTAATTAATATTATTAAAAGTGAAGAAGCAGATGAAATCATATCTCTTATGATAGATGAAAAAAAATTAATAAAGATTAATGAAGATAGTATTACAACAGTCAGCTTATATATAAAAGCTAAAAACATTCTAATTCAATATATTAAAGAAAATGATAAAATTACTGCAGGAGAGTTTAGAGACTTACTAAATACAAATCGTAAAAACGCAATAAGTCTTCTAGAATACTTTGACATTGAAAAAGTAACTAAACGCGTAGGAAATGACAGAATATTGACTACCTAA
- the selA gene encoding L-seryl-tRNA(Sec) selenium transferase — protein sequence MDKNNYYRSIPKVDILMENEEIRKLSEMYTRDFVLQSVRKATEDLREYIRISESEDEIRKKIDNILEYIKNDLDEYISFNMKKVINGTGTILHTNLGRAVISEDIAEKINKIVTGYSNLEYDLQEGVRGSRYSHFEKIITKITGAEAAMAVNNNAAAVLLILNTFAKDKEVIVSRGELVEIGGSFRVPDVMEHSGVKLFEVGTTNKTHLYDYERAINVDTAALLKVHTSNYQIVGFTESVSLEELIKLGRKYNLPVIEDIGSGVLIDLSKYGLSYEPTVQNSINAGVDIVCFSGDKLLGGPQAGIIVGKKQLIDKLKRNQLTRALRIDKFTAIALECVFREYIDERKAVKNIPVLKMILKSFEEIHQQVKDLYNILNPILGSYCELNIQKCESQIGGGSLPLERLISECLTIKPKSMTTAALEEKLRLQEVPIVGRIVNDYFMLDLRTVTLEDMEIICDTFKKMIVMGEII from the coding sequence ATGGATAAAAATAATTATTACAGAAGCATTCCAAAGGTTGATATACTGATGGAAAATGAAGAGATAAGAAAATTATCAGAAATGTATACTAGGGATTTTGTATTGCAATCTGTAAGAAAAGCAACTGAAGATTTAAGGGAATATATTAGAATTTCAGAGAGTGAAGATGAAATTCGCAAAAAAATTGATAATATTTTAGAGTATATAAAAAATGACTTAGATGAATACATTTCTTTTAATATGAAAAAAGTAATTAACGGTACAGGAACAATACTGCATACCAACCTTGGAAGAGCCGTTATATCTGAAGATATAGCAGAAAAAATAAATAAAATAGTTACGGGTTATTCAAACTTGGAGTATGATTTACAAGAAGGAGTAAGAGGTTCAAGGTATTCTCATTTTGAAAAGATAATTACTAAAATAACTGGGGCAGAAGCTGCAATGGCAGTTAACAATAATGCAGCTGCAGTATTGTTGATATTAAATACATTTGCAAAAGATAAGGAAGTTATAGTTTCAAGAGGTGAGCTTGTAGAAATAGGAGGCTCATTTAGAGTACCTGATGTTATGGAACATAGTGGCGTAAAATTATTTGAAGTTGGAACTACAAACAAAACTCATTTATATGATTATGAAAGGGCGATAAATGTAGATACAGCAGCTCTTTTAAAAGTACATACTAGCAATTATCAAATAGTTGGGTTCACTGAATCAGTTTCATTGGAGGAGCTTATAAAACTTGGGCGAAAGTATAATTTACCGGTTATAGAGGATATTGGAAGCGGAGTTTTGATAGATTTAAGCAAATATGGATTATCATACGAACCTACAGTTCAGAATTCAATAAATGCAGGTGTTGATATAGTTTGTTTTAGTGGTGATAAACTTTTAGGAGGGCCACAAGCTGGAATAATAGTAGGGAAAAAACAGTTAATTGATAAATTAAAAAGAAATCAATTAACTCGTGCACTCAGAATTGATAAATTTACAGCAATAGCTCTTGAATGCGTATTTCGCGAATACATAGATGAAAGAAAAGCTGTTAAAAATATTCCAGTTCTTAAAATGATTTTGAAAAGCTTTGAGGAAATTCATCAACAAGTAAAGGATTTATATAATATATTAAATCCTATTTTAGGTTCTTATTGTGAATTAAATATACAGAAGTGTGAATCACAAATTGGTGGAGGATCTTTGCCATTAGAAAGATTAATTAGCGAATGCTTAACAATTAAACCAAAGAGTATGACAACAGCTGCTTTAGAAGAAAAATTAAGATTACAGGAAGTACCTATTGTTGGAAGGATAGTTAATGATTACTTTATGTTGGACTTAAGAACTGTTACACTTGAGGATATGGAAATAATATGCGATACTTTTAAAAAGATGATAGTTATGGGAGAAATAATATGA